A stretch of the Mycobacterium sp. ITM-2016-00317 genome encodes the following:
- a CDS encoding CaiB/BaiF CoA-transferase family protein, with protein sequence MIPASPAAAGPLPLQGITVLSLEHAVAAPFATRQLADLGARVIKVERPGTGDFARSYDDSVNGSSSYFVWLNRSKESIALDVKSPHGHQVLHDLAERADVIVQNLGPGAAARLGLSAEDIRARDPGKIVVSVTGWGSTGPWADRKAYDLLVQCETGLVSLTGTPDEVAKVGVSIADVAAGMYAFSGILAALYRRAVTGEGATIEVSLFEALAEWVGQPMHFTAGAGRQPGRFGAQHATIAPYGPFEAGDGHTVLISIQNEPEWARLCTEVLECPEAAADPRFASSTLRVAHRDEVNDLVAKAFAALSTAELEARLSAARIAFAGVNTVSEFLAHPVLAERDRWRTVETENGPVQALLPPIDLGVEPRMDAVPALGQNTDAILTELGYSPSEVTGSTPSQHRSEA encoded by the coding sequence GTGATCCCGGCTTCCCCCGCCGCGGCGGGACCGCTTCCACTGCAAGGCATCACGGTACTGTCGCTCGAGCATGCCGTCGCGGCGCCGTTCGCCACCCGCCAGCTCGCCGATCTCGGCGCCAGGGTCATCAAGGTCGAGCGGCCGGGAACCGGGGACTTCGCCCGCTCCTACGACGACTCGGTCAACGGCTCGTCGAGCTACTTCGTGTGGCTCAACCGGTCCAAGGAGTCGATTGCGCTCGACGTCAAATCGCCGCACGGACACCAGGTTCTGCATGACCTGGCCGAGCGTGCCGACGTCATCGTGCAGAACCTGGGGCCGGGCGCCGCGGCGCGGCTGGGACTGTCCGCGGAGGACATCCGCGCGCGCGACCCCGGCAAGATCGTGGTGTCGGTGACCGGCTGGGGCAGCACCGGGCCGTGGGCCGACCGCAAGGCCTACGACCTGCTGGTCCAGTGCGAGACCGGTCTGGTGTCGCTGACCGGGACTCCCGACGAGGTGGCCAAGGTCGGGGTGTCGATCGCCGACGTCGCCGCCGGAATGTACGCCTTCAGCGGCATCCTGGCGGCGCTGTACCGGCGCGCGGTCACCGGTGAGGGCGCCACCATCGAGGTGTCCCTGTTCGAGGCGCTGGCCGAATGGGTCGGCCAGCCCATGCATTTCACCGCGGGAGCCGGTCGCCAGCCCGGCCGGTTCGGGGCGCAGCACGCAACGATCGCGCCGTACGGACCCTTCGAGGCCGGCGACGGGCACACGGTGCTGATCTCCATCCAGAACGAACCGGAGTGGGCACGCCTGTGCACCGAGGTTCTCGAATGTCCCGAGGCTGCCGCCGATCCGCGGTTCGCCTCGAGCACGTTGCGGGTGGCCCACCGCGACGAGGTCAACGACCTGGTCGCCAAGGCCTTTGCCGCACTGAGCACCGCAGAACTCGAAGCCCGCCTGAGCGCGGCGCGTATCGCGTTCGCCGGGGTGAACACCGTCAGCGAGTTCCTGGCGCATCCCGTGCTGGCCGAACGCGACCGCTGGCGCACGGTGGAGACCGAGAACGGCCCAGTGCAGGCGCTGCTTCCGCCCATCGACCTGGGTGTCGAACCCCGGATGGACGCGGTCCCCGCACTGGGGCAGAACACCGACGCTATCCTGACCGAGCTCGGCTACAGCCCGTCAGAAGTCACGGGATCGACGCCGTCGCAACACCGATCGGAGGCCTGA
- a CDS encoding tripartite tricarboxylate transporter TctB family protein produces MTEQHAGSAAARSILAAAPGGIAVITGALAWMMSGGLNPADKGYPRALAALLLIVGLWSMIADIRERAAHDEPDPEYGRLVAWRVVGFTALVALVVWLVEPIGFYPAAGLLILGGLWIMGVRKPLVLILFPLTLLALGYVLFSIVIGVPLPLARGF; encoded by the coding sequence ATGACGGAGCAGCACGCCGGTAGTGCGGCGGCGAGGAGCATCCTCGCCGCCGCGCCCGGCGGCATCGCCGTCATCACCGGCGCGCTGGCCTGGATGATGTCGGGTGGTCTGAATCCGGCCGACAAGGGATACCCGCGTGCGCTGGCCGCGCTGCTGCTGATCGTCGGGCTCTGGAGCATGATCGCCGACATCCGGGAGCGCGCCGCCCACGACGAGCCGGACCCCGAGTACGGCCGCCTGGTGGCGTGGCGCGTCGTCGGCTTCACCGCACTGGTCGCCCTGGTCGTCTGGCTGGTGGAACCGATCGGCTTCTATCCGGCCGCGGGTCTGCTGATCCTCGGCGGTCTGTGGATCATGGGCGTGCGAAAACCCCTGGTGCTCATTCTCTTTCCGTTGACCCTGCTCGCGCTCGGTTACGTGCTGTTCTCGATCGTGATCGGGGTCCCGCTACCACTGGCCCGAGGATTCTGA
- a CDS encoding SDR family NAD(P)-dependent oxidoreductase → MRAAIVTGASRNIGLAIAGRLLHDGWKVCLTGRDEAGVAAAAATLAEGAAEGSVRWFAGDIGVPDDVTHLVGEVESAWGGVDAVINNAGIRAHGPIEAIPVTDWDAVLSTVMTGAFLTTQAVLPQMKQRGWGRIVNIAGMSGQSGAAGRVPVVAAKAGLIGLTKACAHEADGTGVTVNAVSPGHIDTERRPGLGDAGVAAEHYRHLRDHGNPVGRIGSVDDVAGAVSYLCGPDAGYVTGQVISVNGGAYM, encoded by the coding sequence GTGCGGGCCGCAATCGTGACCGGCGCCAGCCGCAACATCGGGCTGGCGATCGCCGGTCGACTGCTCCACGACGGCTGGAAGGTCTGTCTGACAGGGCGCGACGAAGCCGGGGTGGCCGCAGCCGCGGCCACCCTCGCCGAAGGGGCGGCCGAGGGATCGGTGCGCTGGTTCGCCGGGGACATCGGAGTCCCCGATGACGTGACGCACCTGGTCGGTGAGGTCGAAAGTGCTTGGGGCGGCGTCGATGCCGTGATCAACAACGCCGGCATCCGGGCGCACGGGCCGATCGAGGCAATCCCCGTGACGGATTGGGACGCGGTGCTGTCCACCGTGATGACCGGTGCGTTCCTGACCACGCAGGCGGTGCTGCCGCAGATGAAGCAGCGGGGCTGGGGCCGCATCGTCAACATCGCCGGGATGTCCGGGCAGTCCGGCGCCGCCGGCCGGGTACCGGTGGTGGCGGCCAAAGCCGGGCTGATCGGGCTGACCAAGGCGTGCGCACACGAGGCCGACGGCACCGGGGTCACCGTCAACGCGGTGTCCCCCGGGCACATCGACACCGAACGACGCCCGGGTCTCGGCGACGCAGGCGTGGCAGCAGAGCACTACCGGCACCTGCGCGACCATGGCAACCCCGTGGGCCGGATCGGATCGGTCGACGATGTCGCAGGCGCGGTGTCCTACCTGTGCGGTCCGGACGCGGGATACGTGACCGGACAAGTGATCTCGGTGAACGGCGGTGCCTACATGTGA
- a CDS encoding IclR family transcriptional regulator: MPPTDDSGDPTFSPRSGIAAVDRAVAVLDVFTQGRLSLGVSDIARATGLSTSTAHRVLASLCAHGLVSKVGPNYALGPRILQLAAAARDTGDVAAVARPVMTRLRDVTGETVGLHVVKGGGRYVIDQVESTQPLRRTYTEWGRFIPLHQGAPSRLLLAYCDEKTIASVLAGPFESITPSTVVDRDTLVREIEAIRRDGYTFSFEERVAGIRSIAVPLRDFTGAVVAAMSVTGPAIRVTEDWMHRTLPTILAAAADISANLGYAGPDVAGPA, encoded by the coding sequence ATGCCACCCACCGATGACAGCGGCGACCCGACGTTCTCGCCGCGCAGCGGCATCGCCGCCGTGGACCGGGCGGTGGCCGTGCTCGACGTGTTCACCCAGGGCCGGCTGAGCCTGGGCGTCAGCGACATCGCCCGCGCCACCGGGCTGAGCACCAGCACCGCGCACCGCGTGCTGGCCTCGCTGTGTGCCCACGGCCTGGTGTCCAAGGTCGGGCCGAACTACGCACTCGGTCCCCGGATCCTGCAGCTCGCCGCCGCCGCCCGGGACACCGGCGACGTGGCCGCGGTGGCCCGTCCGGTGATGACCCGGCTGCGGGACGTCACCGGCGAGACCGTCGGGCTGCACGTGGTCAAGGGCGGCGGGCGCTACGTCATCGACCAGGTGGAGAGCACCCAGCCGCTGCGCCGGACCTACACCGAGTGGGGCCGGTTCATCCCGCTGCACCAGGGCGCGCCCAGCCGGCTGCTGCTGGCCTACTGCGACGAGAAGACGATCGCGTCGGTGCTGGCCGGCCCGTTCGAGAGCATCACCCCGAGCACCGTCGTCGATCGCGACACGCTGGTGCGCGAGATCGAGGCGATCCGGCGCGACGGCTACACGTTCTCGTTCGAGGAGCGGGTGGCCGGTATCCGTTCGATAGCGGTACCGTTGCGCGATTTCACCGGCGCGGTGGTGGCCGCGATGAGCGTGACGGGGCCGGCGATCAGGGTGACCGAGGACTGGATGCACCGGACCCTGCCGACGATCCTCGCGGCAGCCGCCGACATCTCCGCGAACCTGGGATATGCCGGTCCGGACGTGGCAGGGCCCGCATAA
- a CDS encoding tripartite tricarboxylate transporter permease, whose product MLDNITAGLGLLMQPAPLMWLVVGVSVGFIVGVLPGLSTSNTAALLLPFAITLPLENSLVLIVSIYAGAQFGGAVPAILFNVPGEAGSAVTALDGYPLAKKGQAGLAIGIARMASVLGGVISGFFVLFLLQPLGALSLKFGAREMLAIIVLGLVVASSLMGGSARKGLMVGLLGLMFAVVGVSPATAETRYTFGELQLYDGIPFLAALIGVFAISEMLMLVGSTLMQKRQKEQAMTPGGLRKETRDAIDGVKATLRQPGAVGRASSVGVVLGIIPGLGAAVANFISYSFEKRRSKTPEEFGKGSHKGIIASEACDNAVASSSLIPTFTLGIPGSATMAVVLAAFYLQGIQPGPRVLQTNSAEVYAVALALIAASILILPLGVLLAGPLASVTKVPLSFLVPTVLFMSMVGVYAIRNSIFDVGLALFFGVIGLLLRLNGYPVIPLILGIILGPLAEEYLLRSLQLADGPGYFFGSIVVNILWALLVAALAAMAFSGLRKGRAEKKPAARETAQQNS is encoded by the coding sequence ATGCTGGACAACATCACCGCAGGACTGGGGCTGCTGATGCAGCCGGCCCCGCTGATGTGGCTCGTGGTGGGCGTGTCCGTCGGCTTCATCGTCGGCGTGCTGCCCGGGCTGAGCACCTCGAACACCGCGGCGCTGCTGCTTCCGTTCGCGATCACGCTGCCGCTGGAGAACTCGCTGGTGCTCATCGTCAGCATCTACGCGGGCGCGCAGTTCGGCGGTGCGGTACCGGCGATCCTGTTCAATGTGCCCGGCGAGGCCGGCTCCGCGGTGACCGCCCTGGACGGCTATCCATTGGCCAAGAAGGGACAGGCCGGGCTGGCCATCGGCATCGCCCGGATGGCATCGGTCCTCGGCGGCGTCATCAGCGGCTTCTTCGTCCTGTTCCTGTTGCAGCCACTGGGCGCGCTGTCACTGAAGTTCGGTGCCAGGGAGATGCTCGCCATCATCGTGCTCGGCCTGGTCGTCGCGTCCTCGCTGATGGGTGGCTCGGCGCGCAAGGGGCTGATGGTCGGCCTGCTGGGCCTGATGTTCGCAGTGGTCGGTGTCAGCCCCGCCACCGCCGAGACCCGGTACACGTTCGGCGAGCTGCAGCTCTATGACGGAATCCCGTTCCTGGCGGCCCTGATCGGCGTCTTCGCGATCAGCGAGATGCTGATGCTGGTGGGCTCGACCCTGATGCAGAAGCGCCAGAAGGAGCAGGCCATGACGCCCGGCGGTCTGCGCAAGGAGACCCGCGACGCGATCGACGGGGTCAAGGCGACGCTGCGCCAGCCCGGTGCGGTCGGGCGGGCGAGCTCCGTCGGTGTCGTGCTCGGCATCATCCCGGGCCTGGGCGCCGCCGTCGCCAACTTCATCAGCTACTCGTTCGAGAAGCGGCGCTCCAAGACCCCGGAGGAGTTCGGCAAGGGCAGCCACAAGGGCATCATCGCGTCCGAGGCCTGTGACAACGCGGTCGCCAGCTCCAGCCTGATCCCCACCTTCACGCTCGGCATCCCGGGCAGCGCCACCATGGCAGTGGTGCTGGCGGCGTTCTACCTGCAGGGCATCCAGCCCGGGCCGCGGGTGCTGCAGACCAACAGCGCCGAGGTGTACGCGGTCGCGCTGGCGCTGATCGCGGCCAGCATCCTGATCCTGCCGCTGGGCGTCCTGCTGGCCGGGCCGCTGGCCTCGGTCACCAAGGTGCCGCTGTCCTTCCTGGTGCCGACGGTGCTGTTCATGTCGATGGTCGGCGTGTACGCGATCCGCAACTCCATCTTCGACGTCGGGCTGGCGCTGTTCTTCGGCGTCATCGGTCTTCTGTTGCGGCTCAACGGTTATCCGGTGATCCCGCTGATCCTCGGCATCATCCTCGGGCCGCTGGCCGAGGAGTACCTGCTGCGCAGCCTGCAGCTCGCCGACGGCCCCGGCTACTTCTTCGGTTCGATCGTGGTGAACATCCTGTGGGCACTACTGGTGGCCGCACTGGCGGCGATGGCCTTCTCCGGCCTGCGCAAGGGCCGGGCCGAGAAGAAGCCCGCCGCGCGCGAAACCGCCCAGCAGAACAGCTGA
- a CDS encoding aldolase/citrate lyase family protein has translation MTVLPAETVRAARSLLFVPGSRPERFAKAAAAQPDVVILDLEDAVAPSDKDAARRHVESWLADGNAALVRINAADTRWYEQDLAMVGRLGAATMPAKAERPEHLARLAEVTSGAPVVPLVETAAALAALGPLCAVGAVVRLAFGSIDLANQLGVDPDDREALLTFRSMLVAASAAAGLAAPIDGVTRSFTEPDSVTDDFGYARRLGMGAKLCIHPAQVAAVHAAAAPSAAEVEWAQKVVSAAGDGSAVALDGQMIDVPVVERARRILRIAGAA, from the coding sequence ATGACGGTGCTGCCGGCCGAGACGGTGCGGGCCGCGCGCTCGTTGTTGTTCGTCCCGGGTAGCCGCCCCGAGCGCTTCGCCAAGGCCGCGGCCGCACAACCCGATGTGGTGATCCTCGACCTCGAGGACGCGGTGGCCCCGTCCGACAAGGACGCCGCCCGCAGGCATGTCGAGTCGTGGCTGGCCGACGGCAACGCCGCACTGGTACGTATCAATGCCGCCGACACCCGTTGGTATGAGCAGGATCTGGCGATGGTCGGCCGACTCGGCGCCGCGACGATGCCGGCCAAGGCCGAGCGGCCCGAGCACCTCGCGCGGCTGGCCGAGGTGACGTCGGGCGCGCCCGTGGTGCCGCTGGTCGAGACCGCTGCAGCCCTGGCCGCCCTCGGCCCGCTCTGTGCGGTCGGTGCCGTGGTGCGGCTGGCGTTCGGGAGCATCGATCTGGCCAACCAGCTCGGGGTGGATCCCGACGACCGGGAGGCTCTGCTGACGTTCCGCTCGATGCTGGTGGCGGCCTCGGCCGCGGCGGGGCTGGCGGCACCGATCGACGGTGTCACCCGGTCCTTCACCGAACCAGATTCGGTGACAGACGATTTCGGCTATGCCCGCCGCCTCGGTATGGGCGCGAAGCTGTGCATCCATCCGGCCCAGGTCGCCGCGGTGCACGCGGCGGCGGCGCCGTCGGCCGCCGAGGTGGAATGGGCGCAGAAGGTGGTCTCGGCAGCCGGGGACGGTTCGGCGGTGGCCCTGGACGGTCAGATGATCGACGTGCCGGTGGTCGAACGCGCCCGGCGGATCCTGCGGATCGCCGGCGCGGCCTGA
- a CDS encoding MmgE/PrpD family protein: MAADISTPTRRLAQYLSATADTPLPPAVIHKTKHHIIDTVAAMVSGAQLPPGKRALAYVAGSAGGPSVLVGGQRTVAVEAALANGMSAHADETDDSHARSISHPGCAVVPAALAVGDLQRSSGEQILRAVAAGYDVGTRVVLSLGKPVLNTESSGRSTHAYCGLFGATATAASLYRLGEEQARHALSYAAQSASGVTSWVRDPNHVEKAFVFAGMPASNGVRAAAMVASGCDGVPDVFSGVPNFLDALSDDVRRDELADGLGERYEIMHTNIKKFAVGSPAQAAVQAMLELVEEEPIDPEQVTGIRIVLPHDLCRVVDDRSMPDINCQYLVAGTLVDRAFTFAMAHDDDRMTDPTIMALRGRTELVADPEKAGVRTADVTVSLRDGRTRQRYVGAVRGTVDDPMSDDEVTAKAVDLMEPILGSAATADLMDRLWTLENCADISEVTAMLTADATVRVSR, encoded by the coding sequence ATGGCTGCCGATATCAGCACACCGACCCGCCGACTCGCCCAGTACCTCAGTGCCACCGCGGACACCCCGCTGCCGCCCGCGGTGATCCACAAGACCAAGCACCACATCATCGACACCGTCGCCGCGATGGTCTCCGGGGCGCAGCTGCCGCCCGGGAAGCGGGCGCTGGCCTATGTCGCAGGCAGCGCCGGAGGTCCGAGCGTATTGGTCGGCGGTCAGCGCACCGTGGCCGTGGAAGCCGCACTGGCCAACGGGATGTCGGCGCACGCCGACGAAACCGACGACTCGCACGCCCGCTCGATCAGCCACCCCGGCTGTGCGGTGGTGCCCGCCGCGCTGGCCGTCGGTGACCTGCAGCGCAGCAGCGGCGAGCAGATCCTGCGCGCGGTGGCCGCCGGCTACGACGTCGGCACCCGAGTGGTGCTCAGCCTCGGAAAGCCGGTGCTGAACACCGAATCCAGCGGCCGCAGCACCCACGCGTACTGCGGGCTGTTCGGCGCCACCGCGACCGCCGCCTCGCTGTACCGGCTCGGCGAGGAACAGGCGCGGCACGCGTTGTCCTATGCGGCACAGAGCGCTTCGGGTGTGACCAGCTGGGTGCGCGACCCCAACCACGTCGAGAAGGCCTTCGTCTTCGCAGGCATGCCCGCCTCCAACGGCGTCCGCGCCGCGGCGATGGTGGCCTCCGGCTGCGACGGGGTGCCGGACGTGTTCAGCGGCGTCCCCAACTTCCTGGACGCGCTGTCCGACGACGTCCGCCGCGACGAACTCGCCGACGGGCTCGGCGAGCGCTACGAGATCATGCACACCAACATCAAGAAGTTCGCCGTCGGCTCCCCGGCGCAGGCCGCCGTGCAGGCGATGCTGGAACTCGTCGAGGAGGAGCCGATCGACCCGGAGCAGGTCACCGGGATCCGCATCGTGCTGCCCCACGACCTGTGCCGCGTCGTGGACGACCGGTCCATGCCCGACATCAACTGCCAGTACCTGGTGGCCGGCACCCTGGTGGACCGCGCGTTCACCTTCGCGATGGCGCACGACGACGACCGGATGACCGATCCGACGATCATGGCCCTGCGGGGGCGCACCGAGCTGGTGGCCGACCCCGAGAAGGCCGGTGTGCGTACCGCGGACGTCACGGTCAGCCTGCGCGACGGCCGCACCCGGCAGCGCTACGTCGGGGCCGTCCGCGGCACCGTCGATGATCCGATGTCCGACGACGAGGTGACCGCCAAGGCCGTGGACCTGATGGAACCGATTCTGGGTTCCGCTGCCACCGCCGACCTGATGGACCGGCTGTGGACACTGGAGAACTGCGCCGACATCAGCGAGGTCACCGCGATGCTGACCGCCGATGCCACAGTGCGGGTCTCCCGATGA
- a CDS encoding GntR family transcriptional regulator encodes MTTAGGSGRKRQPILRLSDLAAAHVRELIVSGQLRAGEFIRPETVADDLGISATPAREGLLLLQNEGFLTVEPRRGFSVTALSSEDIRDVYAAQALLGGELTARAARVIDADRLSELEQIQAELEQAAADKDYDAVERLNHRFHETIYRLAGSRKIRWLVKATLPYSPRKFFAAVEGWPEASAHDHRAIIEHLRAGDEEAARTAMAQHIRNAGALLADHLAARGTLG; translated from the coding sequence GTGACGACGGCAGGCGGCAGCGGGCGCAAACGGCAGCCGATCCTGCGGCTGAGCGATCTCGCCGCCGCACATGTCCGGGAGCTGATCGTGTCCGGACAGCTGCGCGCCGGGGAGTTCATCCGGCCCGAGACCGTGGCCGACGACCTCGGTATCAGCGCGACGCCGGCCCGGGAGGGCCTGCTGCTGCTGCAGAACGAGGGCTTCCTGACCGTCGAGCCCAGGCGCGGGTTCTCGGTGACCGCGCTGTCCAGCGAGGACATCCGCGACGTCTACGCCGCACAGGCGCTGCTGGGCGGCGAGCTGACCGCACGCGCGGCGCGGGTCATCGACGCCGACCGGCTCAGCGAACTCGAGCAGATCCAGGCGGAACTCGAACAGGCGGCCGCCGACAAGGATTACGACGCCGTCGAACGACTCAACCACCGGTTCCACGAGACCATCTACCGGCTGGCGGGCTCACGCAAGATCCGCTGGCTGGTCAAGGCCACCCTGCCTTACTCCCCCCGCAAGTTCTTCGCCGCGGTGGAGGGCTGGCCCGAGGCCTCCGCCCACGACCACCGGGCCATCATCGAGCACCTGCGCGCCGGTGACGAAGAGGCGGCCAGAACCGCCATGGCACAACACATCCGGAATGCAGGCGCGCTGCTGGCCGACCACCTGGCCGCGCGCGGCACGCTGGGCTGA
- a CDS encoding GntR family transcriptional regulator, with protein MTLESNAGPAYQRIAEELRQAVLRAADSEVRLPTEAELARRYGVSRQTVRRAYQELVSDGLVTRTPGRGTFAAGGGSQYLRRFGTVEDLMSLSVDTDMEVLTPLARRVEIEAAGRLGLSSDVTWTVSFRRLHQGVPFCVTDVYLPPAIGALIAAAPEVQRGARSSRTIIGLLDPLLAEPIGGADQTISVALADARVAAAAECEPEEPMLRIDRMYRTITGEAVELAVSRFVTSLYSYRSSLRRTRA; from the coding sequence ATGACCCTGGAATCGAATGCCGGACCGGCATACCAGCGCATCGCCGAGGAGCTCAGGCAGGCGGTGCTGCGTGCCGCGGACAGCGAGGTGCGGCTGCCGACCGAGGCGGAGCTGGCCAGGCGGTACGGCGTGAGCCGGCAGACGGTGCGCCGGGCCTACCAGGAACTGGTGTCCGACGGATTGGTGACCAGGACTCCCGGCCGCGGCACCTTCGCCGCCGGTGGGGGTTCGCAGTATCTGCGCCGCTTCGGCACCGTCGAGGACCTGATGAGCCTGTCGGTCGACACCGACATGGAGGTGCTCACCCCGTTGGCGCGGCGGGTGGAGATCGAGGCCGCAGGCCGGCTGGGGCTGTCCAGCGACGTCACGTGGACGGTGTCGTTCCGGCGGCTGCACCAGGGGGTTCCGTTCTGCGTCACCGACGTGTACCTGCCACCGGCAATCGGCGCGCTGATCGCCGCCGCTCCCGAGGTGCAGCGCGGTGCGCGCAGTTCCCGAACGATCATCGGCCTGCTGGACCCGTTGCTGGCCGAGCCGATCGGCGGCGCGGACCAGACCATCTCGGTGGCGCTGGCCGACGCCCGGGTGGCAGCCGCGGCCGAGTGCGAACCCGAGGAGCCCATGCTGCGCATCGACCGGATGTACCGCACGATCACCGGTGAAGCCGTGGAACTGGCCGTGAGCCGGTTCGTCACCTCTCTCTACAGCTACCGGTCCAGCCTGCGGCGCACCCGCGCCTAG
- a CDS encoding tripartite tricarboxylate transporter substrate binding protein, protein MTRHMTRTMLAGAAVAALALSGCASESEQSDFSGSKIRWIVSSAPGGGFDTTTRQLEPFLSKALGATATVENMEGGGYAIGAQTMLTNGADCSAIVTHGVPHLMFSYMTQAVDYDLSSFAPVGGISIEPGVIRVRNDAPWQNIGEFVDDAKARPGQIKISVSDLQSNNYIALLQMERDLGIDLNIIGYDGGGPSRTALVSGEVDATHAGVFNSLAIADDSRALAVSQPENKWPEVTNDAPPINEALDVELPANASNYALFASAECRDKNPERYQALVDGLKASLENEEYLATLSELGEETKVAYLSPDELQDLAEQSQTEIEELLSGNPNAFSG, encoded by the coding sequence ATGACACGTCACATGACCCGCACGATGCTCGCCGGGGCCGCCGTCGCGGCGTTGGCGCTCTCCGGATGCGCCTCGGAGTCCGAGCAGTCCGACTTCTCGGGCAGCAAGATCCGCTGGATCGTCTCCAGCGCCCCCGGCGGCGGATTCGACACCACCACCCGCCAGCTCGAGCCGTTCCTCAGCAAGGCGCTCGGCGCCACGGCCACCGTGGAGAACATGGAGGGCGGCGGCTACGCGATCGGCGCCCAGACCATGCTGACGAACGGCGCGGACTGCTCGGCCATCGTCACCCACGGTGTGCCGCACCTGATGTTCTCGTACATGACCCAGGCCGTCGACTACGACCTGTCGAGCTTCGCCCCCGTCGGCGGGATCAGCATCGAACCCGGCGTCATCCGCGTGCGCAACGACGCCCCGTGGCAGAACATCGGCGAGTTCGTCGACGACGCGAAGGCGCGCCCGGGCCAGATCAAGATCAGTGTGTCGGACCTGCAGAGCAACAACTACATCGCGCTGCTGCAGATGGAGCGCGATCTCGGCATCGACCTGAACATCATCGGCTACGACGGTGGTGGGCCGTCGCGTACCGCGCTGGTCAGCGGCGAGGTCGATGCCACCCACGCCGGTGTGTTCAACAGCCTTGCCATCGCCGATGATTCGCGTGCGCTGGCCGTCAGCCAGCCGGAGAACAAATGGCCCGAGGTCACCAACGACGCCCCGCCGATCAACGAGGCCCTCGATGTCGAGCTGCCGGCCAACGCGTCGAACTACGCGCTCTTCGCGTCTGCCGAATGCCGTGACAAGAATCCCGAGCGGTATCAGGCGCTGGTGGACGGCCTGAAGGCGTCGCTGGAGAACGAGGAATACCTCGCCACCCTGAGCGAGCTCGGCGAGGAGACCAAGGTCGCCTACCTGAGCCCCGACGAACTGCAGGACCTCGCCGAGCAGTCCCAGACCGAGATCGAAGAGCTCCTCAGTGGCAATCCGAATGCCTTCTCCGGCTGA